gccaATCAAAAATAATGATGCTTCATCAGCAGCAgtcaccacagtgttggttttattctctgtcactctttcccagtatattttttaaattacatctCTTCACTGCTGTACTTGAATTCCTTTTGGTGTGTGATTGGCTGTGCCTCCcacggcagctattttgtggttgtgcccaccagcTGGTGTCTGGATTATCTAGGCTCCCTTTATTTTTGGCACTAGAACACCCATGTTCCCCCTGAAGTTGGTGGCCAGTTTTGAGACTcatagctttattttctgatgagttatgtgTACTACAAATGGACAGATGGATGCAGGTGTGGATCTTTTTTATTATAAATTCCTGGTAACAGCAAATCAAGGATATATGTCTTATTAGCTTAATATCACAGTGGGAGCAATTTTGATGGCATTGCGGAGACAACTGATATGGAACATTGTGTTAACTATTTAAAAAGTATTTCGTGTTACTAGAAGAAGAGACATATGCGGTATGAGATAGCTATGTCTAAATTTACCAGTAATatttagtgcagaggtgttgccAAGATGGATGTATCATAAGCacaaaaaataatcagcacaaagGCTAGTAGTAAATCACCATGTCAGTGCAATAGTATGTCATACATTACAAATTTTTCAAGCAGTTCAAACAATTACCAACAGATAAATCTTCGGTCAAAAGATAAATCTTCAAAGGTTCACAGTCTAACCTCTTACTAGAAAATATAAACTGCAACCGAAAAGTCTTTTAGAATGCAGTCCAACTGCTTTAGTAGTCAAAACAATTACAGCTTAAAGTATGTAGAAGGAAGCCTGTGGCCAAATCTGGCGCTGTGGACGTAGCAACCTTGATCGAGTACCATCTTTGGGACGGGGTTCCGTACAGAAGTGTTGCCAAGATAGATATTATCAACAGACACCATAAATGAAGATTAGtttgaaataaaatttatttgtaAATTATTTAAGGGGGAGGAATACTCTGTGTGTTTATGGTATAATGTTGCTGTGAAACAAGCATAATTGGAAGAACTGCCaaggaaaattatttttctttgccCATCTAGAACAATGCTGCCATGCTGCTGGAGACCAACTATAGGGAGAGGCTGCTCACCGTATATTCTGAAGTAAAGAAGCGCCTAGACTATCAAGTAGCGATGCAGCATTTTGTGCGGCAGAAGGAACAAGATCACCTGATCAACTGGGTGGAGCAAAATGTTAGGAAGAGTATAACAGCTCAACAGGTAATGACAAAATGTCATCACTACTTGTGACTGATGCTTTATCCTCATGAATATTACTTTACCAGCAGAGTAGAAACAGATTGCACTTGgcctgctgaggggaggggatgtTATTTATGTACTATTAAGGCTAACATTTAAGATGTTGCATGTGAATTGTTAGTTTTGCTGTGATGGAGATAGTTGATGTTGACTCAGATATGTCTGAAGCTGATGTTTACATTTCCGTGTGTACTCATAGCTCCAGACAGGAAGCTGGAGATTTGACAAATACAAAATTGTCAGCTGGCCAAATTATCAAAAAGTAGAAAAGGATTTTATAGTAGCTATAAAGTACCGCATCAGCTCTAATTACAGCATGTGAACAAATGAAAATTTAAGTATTACAGTAAAACTCAGTGGTTTTTGGATAACATTGTTTAAGGCATTACAAAAAAAGACCTCAGTCCAACACAGTTATACTCCtttgttcatttcagtgggtttaggcaTGCCTAACTGATTTGAATTTTAGCCTAGTTACATGCAACTTTACAGAAGATATTTGTCTGGTTGCAGGCCAGCATCATTACATATTTTGGCTGTTACTCAAATCACAGTGTGGGAAGTACACAAATCTGTTACAGAACTGAGTTGCAGTTGCTTTGCACTTATTGGGGGGAAAGTAAAGGAGTGTACAAAGGAACCCCAATGGAGTTGGTTTAAACTGGCTCTGGGAATTTCTGTGCTGACCTGCTCTGTACATTTGTAGAGCTTCAAAGTACAGGCTcaatatcccttatccagaaatcCAAAATTCGTAATGTTCcagaaaacaaacattttttgaGCCCCTGGCCCCACCCCGACGGAGAGCTCTCCTGAGCCCAAAGGAGACTTACCGTGGAAGGACGGTGAACCGCTGACGCCACCCCGACACAGCCTGGCTCAGGGGCCAGCCGCAACTCCAGGCCTGTTGCTGGCAGCCCCTTGGAATTCCAGGCTGCAGGACAAGGCCTGGGACTGAGCCGCGGCCAGGAGCTCTCCCAGCTGCTGGAGGAGGTGGGGCCTCAAGTCAGCAGGACCCCTATGGAAGCAGATGAGAGCTCAGCTGGAGCAGGTGGCAGCTGagcggggaggagagagactgatGCTGCTGGCGGGGAAAGGGAGAGCGTGGGAACAGGTGTGGCTAAAGGATTTGTTCCAAAATCTGAAGAAATCCTTTATCCAAAACATTTCTGGTCCCCAAGCATtttgaataagggatactcaacctgtatacccCTTCTGAGCTGCAGGCATTACACTCCTGGTTCCTTGATTCTAAAAGGGTACACTTGGATGCACAGCCACACCTTGTCCAGTGATGCTTTTTGAGGGCTGGGGTAATCGGTTTCCCTTTGTGTTCATGATACTTGAAAAAGGCTTTGTAGTTCTAATGTAACTTTTGTGTGTCCTTAAATATAGCATCAAGTAGGTGCTCCTAGATCTCTCTTGGGGGTGATAAATTTTGATTCCGTGTTCACATGGACATCTTGATTGGCAATTGATGGGATTACGTATTCATTCGGAATTGTTCACTAATGCATGGCTTATAACTTCAAAGCACTGTAGCTTCATACTAGTTTGCCTTAATTTTTTGATAGTTCCCTTGTATGATCTGGAGACCAAAACACATTTTTCTCTTAGAAGCCTcttcactcctcctcctcccttcccttgtGTCTCAAAGTGTTCATTTGCTTCTGTGTTGCAGGAGAAGGAGAGCATCACCAAATGCATCTCGGACCTGAAGATGTTGTCTAAGTCTGCACAGGCAGCtgtctaaatgcagcatttacTTGCAGCCTGTTAAATTGTATGATTGATATTCTTAATTAAAACATCTGTACCATTGTTGTGCTCTCATCTGTTCATCCTACAGCAGCTTAATTTTGGCTTAGAAGTATTCAGGGAAATGTCTGTGCCTTGAGCAAATGATGCCAAGAGGTGAAATTAATAAAATTGTTTGTAACCTGCTGTCCCTCCTCAGCCCTTTACAATAAGTGGAATTTGGCATACATTACATTTCCAAAGTGATGGCTAATGAAGGGCAGATTAGCCTCACAAGAATCTTTGCTATTTTTCTCAACCCCAACTGTATTTAGTGTCACTCTTAATGCGAGTCGAATGGCTATTAGCATaagctttaatttcttttttcaaaCAGGACCCACTTGCATTTGGATTCTGATGTTTCCAAAAACCATCCACCATTTCTGCCTGGCATTAATCCTCCCCCAGCCTTGGCGAGTAGACTGCTCTTCTCCCAAGCTGGAAACTAAGGCGTTACATAAGCTTGCAAGTGCCATAAAAACCCTTATCTCTCACTTTGGGATATGAAGGTGCTCCTCAGAATAAAAGACATGCTTGCAGATCCTGGGGTGAAACTACCTTGTGATTAAAGTCTTACTGTTATACACTGCAGTAGGTATCGAGCAAACTTGGTAGTTAGCAACAAGTGATCTGGAGGAGTCCAGACTCCTGCTCCCCTGTTCCTTTCaaatcttccttttgttatttcTTGGGGGCATTCATGACTTTCACCCCCTTTTGgacggaaaagaggaagacccaacatgagatggattgactctacaaaggaagccacagcctttagtctgccagacctgagcaaggctgttaagggtaggacatttttgaggacaatgattcatagggtcactatgagtcagaagtgacttgacggcacataacacacacattcaAGACTTTGCAACACAAACATTAACACTTGCTTTGGGATGTAAACCAAATCATAAAAACAATGATTAGATTAATAGTTCTATGATAGGATAGTACCATACATTTaggactttgatgcaccaagggtctgattcagtataaggcagcttcacgtgttcatctgtgtgtgtatgtgtttgaatagcccaggctagcctgatatcagatCTAATGACACAGAAGATACGATTCCTACTTCTGCTCATGAGAAGCATGCAGAAGGGCAAGCAAGACATTTCCCACAATGTAAGCAGTCTAAATAGCCCAGCTTCACCTGAGCTCagggtttggaagctaagcagggtcagccctggttagtaattggataggagaccaccaaggaagtctcggATTGCtatgcataggcaggcaatgacaaaccaactTTTtaacatcttgccttgaaaaccgtatggggtcaccataagttggctgtgacttgatggcaattttttttaaaaaaatgtccgaAGTCTTATTTTTTGTATGTAGGATTCTCCTTAGTACACATACTGGCAAAATACTTAAAAAGCTGCCACCAAAAAGCACCAGAGGAAACCTGGCCTTTGCTCTAATATTCTAGGAGGAGGTATTCTTGGGCTTTTTTTCATGTCCATTTAATGATGGAATACCTTCCACGTGTAAATAAGTAATTTATATCACAGCTAGAACTTTCATAAGCAGTTATAATACTTGTTGGGTCATGTCAGGAAACTCAGAATTTGTTAACGTAGTTAAGCCTTAGgcgcttgcttcccaagtaaatgAACAACTTGTTTCTCTTCAGATCTAAGCAACTGTATTTAATGTTTAACACCAATGtgataacaatagaaaaatgcagaattGAGTACAGGAGAATTGTCTGTTCTTATTCTGTATTAATTCAACTTACAGTCTTCTGAGGCCTTTTCTGTCAGCATTCTCATGGGGAATTTACTCTGGCCTGACTTTCTTTGGTCACTGTGTTGCTGACAATCTGGTGTTGGATATAATGTGTCggatcctaaggttgccagcttcttgATCCCTTGTTTATAGCAACAGGTCCATCTTCATCCATTAGCAGGCAGTGAAGAAAAGTTCTGCCTGCTGCTTTCTTCAGATGAAACTTGTTAAAGGCTTAGATGCTGGAGGTGCTGGCCTAAGATTTGATAAAATTACAAACAGCAGAAAAAAATCCTAGGCCAGCACCTCTAGCATTTTAAGGTTCCAAAGTAGAGTATCATTAATGATGACACTTATTCTGGTGTTTCAGCAATCCATGAGGCCCTTTCCATGACTTGTTTTATGGCAGAACCATTATTCTATCAAATACTTGTATTTTAAAGGTAGGGCAGGTGCTTCCCTGGAATATTTGTGCAGTGGCAGTAAAACCGGTCCTGGGAAATAGCACAATGGTGCTTGTTCCTTAAGTGAGTTGGTGGCCTGCTGTCAAAGATCAAAGATCAATAATTCTGCATCCAGTGGTTACAATGCAATTTAGATGTTTATATCCTATTTTGGGtccttattttgggggggggggagagatggcttacaatatcatttcccctccattttatcctcactgatAACCATGCgggaggtaggtttggctgagagagagtgaatggGCTGATGTCACCCAGTCAACTTCCATGctagagtgggggtttgaacttgaccttcccagatcctaggccaaacatctaaccactacaccatgctgacacaaTTTTCCATTGTGAAGAATCAGTAGTATAACATCagtgcaaacaacaacaaaagacagGTCTGTGCCCCACAGAGCTTACAACTGAACTTTCTACACTAGGAGAAAAGAAATGGGTAATAGGGTGGCAAAGAACACGAGTTAACACTGTGGCTaagcctttaaaatgtggtgcttATTTCTGCCCAGTTTTATGTCATACTGCAGTGTACAAGGAAAGGTCTAGCACACTGGTAGAAAGCATATTTGGCATAAAGTCCCAAGTTCAGATTCGTGGCATCCAGTTAAGAAGAAGCTCCCAGTAGGGCTTAAAATGTACTCTTCCTTCCACTTCAAAGATTGGCAAGATTGGCAATGCTCAGCTTGCAGGAGCAATGGTCTGAATTAAGACGGCAGCTTCCCATGTTAAGATGTACTGTTACGTTCATGTTCTTCATCTTTGCAGAAGATATACATTCTTAAAATCTGGGAGCACGTTTCTCTGAATTTTTTTATCTTGAAAGCATAGACAATTGGATTCATGACTGAATTCGAGTGGGAGAGAAGGATGCCCATGTACAATATACACTTGGGGATCTTAAGATGAGGGTAGAAATTATGAACGCAGTTCATGATACACAGAGGAAGCCAACATACAGCAAATAAGAAGAGGACTAAAGCCAAATACTTGGCTGTCTTAAACTCCCTCCTGTAAAATGTTCTTGTTCCTCCGACATCCGTTGACCATTGTTTTAGCTTTGTTCGGATGATGCAGAAAACACTTCCATAGAGAATAGCCATGATGATCAATGGGATGAGGGTGCCAACAAAAAAGCTGAGATAAACCATGTACTCCATTTTCATTACTCCAGTGAAACTGCAATTCTGGTAGCTTGATGGTTCTTTTCTCCATCCAAACATGGGTGTAAACCCCATCAGCACAGACAACAGCCAGACTGTTCCCAGGGCCACCTTAATTCTTTTCTGACTGGTTATTATCCTATACCTGTTTGCAAGGGAGAAAAATAGAATTCCATATCAAATAGGAAtagatttttctttaaaaagctaaTAAAGGTTCCAGACCTCATGCATTCATTTTTATGAGTGACTGTCTAGggcatattattttaatttattttttacaaaatcctacctttctgccctcacaaggaccaccaaggcagctaacagagcATGcacaataaaaccacattttaaaaccaaccaaaaatcaTTACAATAATTAATTCTTTATCTCACTAGCTTACAAATTACCTGCctatgtaaaaaataaatatttaacataGGGTGATAACTTTGCTATAGTTATTATGAGGTATAATACAGAGCCACAGCAAATGCTCTTAAATTCTTTCTTGCAATCTAATCTTAAAATTTTAATGTAAGGGTGGGCGTTACTGAGAATCTTGATTCCCTGAAACCTTTGCTGGGCCAATGAAATGGTGCTTGTAATCAAAAgtgtggtggggtggggatcagaaagagagaaagaaagagtgatTAGTGGGgatcagaaagagaaagaaagagtgatgGCAGGGGATCAGAAAAAGGAGTGACAGTAGATGGACAGAAAGTAAGAGAGGGGGCAGGGGAGTGAAAGAGACACTGAGAGAAGTGGAGGGGGAATCAAAGGTGGGAGAATGGAATGGCTACTACCGCAAGcttcttgcgggtccccactcATACACCATATTGGTTTGATAATGGGGAGTGCAAGCCCCACAGTTCAAACATTCAAATCAGCATCTGCCAACAGTAAATATAGACATATATCATACATATCATCCAAATGTTTAAACCCAAGTACCCAAACCATCCTTGAACAATTAGTATCTTTAACAATGACTCACCTAATGAGGAACCTGACTCTCAGGTATCTGTCAACTGCAATTGCGAGGagagacatgatcgaggtctgAGTAAAAGCCACCAGCAGGCAGCACATGAAGAGGCAGCCTTCGAATGGGAGTGAGACGTTTAAACTCACCACGATGGCCATCGGCATCACAAGCCCAACTGCAATATCTGCCAGTGCTAGTGAGACGATGAAGTAGGTCGTTGTCTGACAAGCCGAGTTCAGCCTCACTACCCAGATGACTAGAATATTACCCAAGATAGCGAGCACTGCAATCACAGACTCCAGAATAGCATAAGTCACATCAAGCCACATCTTGGAAATGGAGAACTTCTTCTCCAGATGGGAGGCATGAAACTGGAGTTTCTTCCCACAGCTTTGAGGACTGAACCAGCCAACCAGGGATCCTACAGCCAAGCACCAAGTGATGCCTGAACACTTGTAAATTGCTGAGAACTGATTACTGCATTTCCCCAGTAAGCGCTTTTGTATTCTAAGGAAGTGAAGCTTAGGAGAGGAAGTAACGCCATGGTTTCAGGCCTTAATGTTAGATAAGATTTTAGAGGCTATTAAAGATTTTAGAGGCTATTAAAGGCTCTTTAGATTTCATAACTATAAAATGAACTTTTATGGAGGAAGCT
This Euleptes europaea isolate rEulEur1 chromosome 2, rEulEur1.hap1, whole genome shotgun sequence DNA region includes the following protein-coding sequences:
- the LOC130473321 gene encoding adenosine receptor A3-like, translated to MWLDVTYAILESVIAVLAILGNILVIWVVRLNSACQTTTYFIVSLALADIAVGLVMPMAIVVSLNVSLPFEGCLFMCCLLVAFTQTSIMSLLAIAVDRYLRVRFLIRYRIITSQKRIKVALGTVWLLSVLMGFTPMFGWRKEPSSYQNCSFTGVMKMEYMVYLSFFVGTLIPLIIMAILYGSVFCIIRTKLKQWSTDVGGTRTFYRREFKTAKYLALVLFLFAVCWLPLCIMNCVHNFYPHLKIPKCILYMGILLSHSNSVMNPIVYAFKIKKFRETCSQILRMYIFCKDEEHERNSTS